The Cucumis melo cultivar AY chromosome 5, USDA_Cmelo_AY_1.0, whole genome shotgun sequence genome has a segment encoding these proteins:
- the LOC103493954 gene encoding probable L-cysteine desulfhydrase, chloroplastic, which produces MASHCEKNHLPPDSTPHLNGDANTHLPKRPKIAPTFISDSEIQSEFAHHDPSVARINNGSFGCCPSSVISAQQQWQLKFLRQPDWFYFNELKKGILESRTIIKDLINAEHIDEVSIVDNATTAAAIVLQKIARDFSEGRFEKGDAAVMLHYAYGAVKKSIEAYVSRAGGYVIEVQLPFPVKSNDEIIFEFRKALERGKANGRKVRLAVIDHITSMPCVVIPVKELVKICREEGVDQVFVDAAHAIGCTDIDMQEIGADYYTSNLHKWFFCPPSIAFLYSRRSPNHSDLHHPVVSHEYGNGLAIESAWIGTRDYSSQLVVPSVLKFVNRFEDGIKGIKKRNHEAVIKMGEMLAESWKTHLGCPPNMCASMVMVGLPSCLGISSESDTLRLRTHLREEFRVEVPIYYRAPKKGETAPITGYARISHQVYNKFEDYVKFQDAINELVQTGFTCTQLSK; this is translated from the coding sequence ATGGCTTCTCACTGTGAAAAAAACCACCTTCCCCCTGATTCTACCCCTCATCTTAACGGTGACGCCAATACCCACTTGCCCAAAAGGCCTAAAATTGCCCCCACTTTCATTTCTGACTCAGAAATTCAATCCGAGTTTGCCCATCATGACCCTTCTGTTGCTCGGATCAACAACGGGAGCTTTGGCTGTTGCCCTTCTTCTGTCATCTCTGCTCAACAACAATGGCAGCTTAAGTTCCTTCGCCAGCCTGATTGGTTCTACTTCAACGAGCTCAAAAAGGGGATTCTTGAATCGAGAACCATCATTAAGGATCTCATCAATGCCGAGCATATTGATGAAGTTTCTATTGTTGATAACGCTACCACCGCAGCTGCTATAGTTTTGCAGAAAATCGCTAGGGATTTTTCTGAGGGGAGATTTGAGAAGGGTGATGCGGCGGTTATGCTTCACTATGCGTATGGTGCTGTGAAGAAGTCAATAGAGGCATATGTTTCTCGAGCTGGTGGGTATGTAATTGAGGTTCAATTGCCTTTTCCTGTTAAGTCTAATGATgaaattatatttgaatttcGTAAGGCTTTGGAGAGAGGAAAGGCTAATGGTAGGAAGGTTCGTTTGGCTGTGATTGATCATATTACATCCATGCCTTGTGTGGTTATACCGGTTAAGGAGTTAGTTAAGATTTGTAGGGAAGAGGGTGTTGACCAAGTTTTTGTTGATGCTGCTCACGCTATTGGGTGTACTGATATTGATATGCAAGAGATTGGTGCTGATTATTACACAAGTAATTTGCATAAGTGGTTCTTTTGTCCACCTTCAATTGCTTTCTTGTATTCCAGGAGGTCCCCAAATCATTCTGATTTGCATCATCCCGTTGTTTCTCACGAGTATGGTAATGGGTTGGCCATAGAAAGTGCTTGGATTGGAACCAGGGATTATAGTTCTCAGTTGGTGGTTCCTTCGGTTTTGAAGTTTGTTAATAGGTTTGAAGATGGGATTAAGGGAATCAAAAAAAGGAATCATGAGGCTGTTATTAAGATGGGAGAGATGTTGGCAGAATCATGGAAGACTCATCTTGGCTGCCCACCAAATATGTGTGCGAGCATGGTCATGGTGGGGTTGCCTTCATGCTTGGGCATCTCAAGTGAATCTGATACTCTGAGGTTGAGAACACACTTACGGGAAGAGTTTAGAGTTGAAGTCCCGATATATTACCGTGCTCCGAAAAAAGGGGAAACTGCCCCTATTACAGGGTATGCACGAATTTCTCATCAAGTGTACAACAAATTTGAAGATTATGTTAAGTTTCAAGACGCAATCAACGAACTTGTGCAAACTGGCTTCACCTGCACTCAACTCTCCAAATGA
- the LOC103493978 gene encoding probable receptor-like protein kinase At2g42960, giving the protein MATNDLNKELSKKTNIFGLKVWEVVGIGVGVFIISILCILSLCLTSFNKKSKKSSPPKFPLTQIPSHSKDIKAIHITTTTDHKKPTTTQTGKFETNNNNYSGESGSLFHPLSYGYGSQSGDEGSSGTVTTTTMYRRSTSPTTTTMTAPSPLSGMPEMSQLRWGYWFTLRELDLATNLFSEENLIGEGGYGVVFRGRLLNGTPVAVKKIFNGQGQAEKEFRAEVEAIGHVRHKNLVRLLGYCIEGTHRMLVYEYINNGSLELWLHEGMGENTYLTWEARMKIMLGTAKGIAYLHEAIEPKVVHRDIKASNILIDENFNAKVSDFGLAKLMDANKTHVTTRVMGTFGYVAPEYAYTGLLNEKSDVYSFGVVLVETITGRDPVDYGRPPKQVNVVDWLKMMIGSRRCEEVVDPKIIGVGGRPSTRGLKRVLLVALRCVDPDFDKRPKMGQVVRMLESQDHHHHSL; this is encoded by the exons ATGGCCACCAATGATCTAAACAAAGAGCtctcaaagaaaacaaacaTATTTGGTCTAAAAGTATGGGAAGTCGTTGGAATTGGAGTTGGCGTTTTTATAATCTCAATCCTCTGTATTCTCTCACTTTGTTTAACCTCATTCAacaagaaatcaaaaaaatcatCACCACCCAAATTTCCTCTTACTCAAATCCCATCTCATTCAAAGGACATAAAGGCAATTCATATAACAACGACTACTGATCACAAAAAGCCAACAACAACCCAAACGGGAAAATTTgaaaccaataataataattacagtGGTGAATCAGGATCATTGTTTCATCCATTGAGTTATGGCTATGGATCACAATCAGGAGATGAAGGCAGCTCGGGAACTGTCACAACAACAACGATGTACCGACGTTCGACGTCGCCTACGACAACGACAATGACGGCTCCTTCGCCGTTGTCAGGTATGCCGGAGATGTCGCAATTGAGGTGGGGGTACTGGTTTACTTTGAGAGAGCTGGATTTGGCTACTAATTTGTTCTCAGAAGAGAATTTGATTGGAGAAGGAGGGTATGGAGTTGTGTTTAGAGGAAGGTTGTTGAATGGGACACCAGTGGCAGTTAAGAAGATTTTTAATGGACA AGGCCAAGCAGAGAAAGAATTTAGAGCGGAAGTTGAGGCAATTGGGCATGTAAGACATAAGAATCTTGTTCGTCTTTTGGGATATTGCATCGAAGGGACTCATAG GATGTTGGTGTATGAGTACATAAACAATGGAAGCTTAGAGCTATGGCTACATGAAGGAATGGGAGAGAATACATATCTTACATGGGAGGCTAGAATGAAGATCATGTTGGGGACAGCCAAAGG AATTGCATACTTACATGAAGCCATTGAGCCAAAGGTGGTGCATAGAGACATAAAGGCTAGCAACATACTAATAGATGAAAATTTCAATGCCAAAGTATCAGATTTTGGGTTAGCAAAGTTGATGGATGCTAACAAAACTCATGTCACAACAAGAGTTATGGGCACATTTGG ttACGTGGCTCCTGAGTATGCATACACCGGACTTCTAAATGAGAAGAGCGATGTGTATAGCTTTGGAGTTGTGTTGGTAGAAACAATCACAGGAAGAGATCCAGTAGACTATGGACGTCCACCCAAACAG GTGAACGTGGTGGATTGGTTAAAGATGATGATTGGAAGTAGGAGATGTGAAGAAGTGGTAGACCCAAAAATAATAGGAGTTGGAGGAAGGCCATCGACAAGAGGGTTGAAAAGAGTTCTATTGGTTGCATTGAGATGTGTTGATCCTGATTTTGACAAGAGGCCAAAAATGGGCCAAGTTGTTCGAATGCTTGAGTCTCaagatcatcatcatcattcatTATAA
- the LOC103493971 gene encoding nuclear envelope-associated protein 2-like isoform X2, with protein sequence MSVQEKFSSLPSSSSAREVDPLLKDLNERKQSFRRNVVSLAAELKEARSRLSSQEESFAKETQTRQEAETKAKTMEQEIGRLHAELEERDGKLKASATTATKYLHELDGLRLQLAATQATADASAASAQSAQNQCLVLLKELDEKNTSIKEYEDRVKRLGEQLDNLQKDLQARESSQKQLKDEVMRVEHDILEALAKSGVSKDCELRKILDEVSPRNLEKINKLLIAKDEEIAKLKNEIKMMSAHWKLKTKELESQLEKQRRADQELKKRVLKLEFCLQEARTQTRKLQRIGERREKAIKELRDQLAGKQGGASPAAGAEKHNIWETSGFKVVVSMSMLILVVFSKR encoded by the exons ATGTCTGTTCAAGAGAAATTTTCTTCGTTGCCATCATCAAGTTCTGCTCGAGAGGTTGATCCATTGTTGAAGGATTTGAATGAGAGGAAGCAGAGCTTCAGGCGAAATGTTGTGTCTTTGGCTGCGGAGTTGAAGGAGGCTAGAAGCCGTCTTTCGTCTCAAGAAGAATCGTTTGCTAAAGAGACTCAAACAAGGCAG GAAGCAGAGACTAAAGCTAAGACTATGGAACAAGAAATCGGGAGATTACATGCGGAATTGGAAGAAAGGGATGGAAAACTCAAGGCTTCTGCAACTACTGCCACCAAG TATCTCCATGAGTTGGATGGATTAAGATTACAGCTTGCCGCCACTCAAGCGACCGCTGATGCGAGTGCTGCATCAGCTCAATCTGCACAGAACCAGTGTTTAGTGCTTTTGAAGGAATTAGATGAAAAGAACACTTCTATAAAAGAGTACGAAGATCGAGTAAAAAGGTTAGGAGAACAACTAGACAATCTACAGAAAGATCTCCAGGCAAGGGAATCTTCTCAGAAGCAACTGAAGGATGAAGTGATGAGAGTTGAGCATGATATTTTGGAAGCTCTAGCCAAATCTGGTGTGAGCAAGGATTGTGAATTGAGGAAAATATTAGATGAAGTTTCCCCCAGAAATTTGGAGAAGATCAATAAGTTGTTGATTGCCAAAGATGAAGAGATAGCGAAACTCAAAAATGAAATCAAGATGATGTCTGCTCACTGGAAGCTTAAAACCAAGGAGTTGGAATCACAG TTGGAGAAACAACGACGAGCCGACCAAGAGTTGAAAAAGAGGGTGTTAAAGCTGGAATTCTGTCTGCAAGAAGCTCGCACTCAAACAAGGAAACTTCAAAGA ATCGGAGAGCGACGAGAGAAAGCCATAAAGGAACTGAGAGATCAGTTGGCAGGAAAACAAGGTGGAGCCAGTCCTGCTGCAGGTGCCGAAAAGCATAACATTTGGGAGACCTCAGGGTTCAAGGTCGTGGTTTCGATGTCGATGTTGATATTGGTAGTATTTTCTAAGCGATAA
- the LOC103493971 gene encoding nuclear envelope-associated protein 2-like isoform X1: MSVQEKFSSLPSSSSAREVDPLLKDLNERKQSFRRNVVSLAAELKEARSRLSSQEESFAKETQTRQASETKAKTMEQEIGRLHAELEERDGKLKASATTATKYLHELDGLRLQLAATQATADASAASAQSAQNQCLVLLKELDEKNTSIKEYEDRVKRLGEQLDNLQKDLQARESSQKQLKDEVMRVEHDILEALAKSGVSKDCELRKILDEVSPRNLEKINKLLIAKDEEIAKLKNEIKMMSAHWKLKTKELESQLEKQRRADQELKKRVLKLEFCLQEARTQTRKLQRIGERREKAIKELRDQLAGKQGGASPAAGAEKHNIWETSGFKVVVSMSMLILVVFSKR; encoded by the exons ATGTCTGTTCAAGAGAAATTTTCTTCGTTGCCATCATCAAGTTCTGCTCGAGAGGTTGATCCATTGTTGAAGGATTTGAATGAGAGGAAGCAGAGCTTCAGGCGAAATGTTGTGTCTTTGGCTGCGGAGTTGAAGGAGGCTAGAAGCCGTCTTTCGTCTCAAGAAGAATCGTTTGCTAAAGAGACTCAAACAAGGCAGGCAT CAGAGACTAAAGCTAAGACTATGGAACAAGAAATCGGGAGATTACATGCGGAATTGGAAGAAAGGGATGGAAAACTCAAGGCTTCTGCAACTACTGCCACCAAG TATCTCCATGAGTTGGATGGATTAAGATTACAGCTTGCCGCCACTCAAGCGACCGCTGATGCGAGTGCTGCATCAGCTCAATCTGCACAGAACCAGTGTTTAGTGCTTTTGAAGGAATTAGATGAAAAGAACACTTCTATAAAAGAGTACGAAGATCGAGTAAAAAGGTTAGGAGAACAACTAGACAATCTACAGAAAGATCTCCAGGCAAGGGAATCTTCTCAGAAGCAACTGAAGGATGAAGTGATGAGAGTTGAGCATGATATTTTGGAAGCTCTAGCCAAATCTGGTGTGAGCAAGGATTGTGAATTGAGGAAAATATTAGATGAAGTTTCCCCCAGAAATTTGGAGAAGATCAATAAGTTGTTGATTGCCAAAGATGAAGAGATAGCGAAACTCAAAAATGAAATCAAGATGATGTCTGCTCACTGGAAGCTTAAAACCAAGGAGTTGGAATCACAG TTGGAGAAACAACGACGAGCCGACCAAGAGTTGAAAAAGAGGGTGTTAAAGCTGGAATTCTGTCTGCAAGAAGCTCGCACTCAAACAAGGAAACTTCAAAGA ATCGGAGAGCGACGAGAGAAAGCCATAAAGGAACTGAGAGATCAGTTGGCAGGAAAACAAGGTGGAGCCAGTCCTGCTGCAGGTGCCGAAAAGCATAACATTTGGGAGACCTCAGGGTTCAAGGTCGTGGTTTCGATGTCGATGTTGATATTGGTAGTATTTTCTAAGCGATAA
- the LOC103493937 gene encoding uncharacterized protein LOC103493937, with protein MALRRLLGFSDGEIMRSDAKPCSQLMKQTAGLCSVEGALGFWVLCRLHYGPRITVPRSLRWAACGAASMSATSALLVRLFSPECEPQNIAAYDRGKL; from the exons ATGGCACTTAGACGATTGTTAGGCTTTTCAGATGGCGAGATCATGAGATCAGATGCTAAGCCTTGTTCACAGTTGATGAAACAGACTGCTGGGTTATGTTCTGTTGAAGGAGCACTTGGATTCTGGGTTCTTTGTAGATTACATTATG GTCCAAGAATTACAGTACCTAGGAGTCTTCGTTGGGCAGCTTGTGGAGCAGCATCAATGAGTGCAACCTCGGCTTTGCTTGTCCGATTGTTTAGTCCAGAATGTGAACCCCAGAATATAGCTGCTTATGACAGAGGAAAGTTGTAA
- the LOC127149591 gene encoding putative invertase inhibitor: protein MAADSVTEARIDTLCHQIEEFGFCSQTFHQNLKGGSADYVGLIQIATNQAYSNVTNTLGYIEQLLRSTTDPALKNDLIVCENAFKIVKQAFGEALKLFSQRDYRGMLSAERPTPRAQASCDVIFSTPPARHSPTMDERNREMRILIAMAITSGSNIH, encoded by the exons ATGGCAGCTGATAGTGTAACTGAAGCTAGAATCGACACATTATGCCATCAAATAGAAGAATTTGGGTTTTGCAGTCAAACCTTCCATCAGAATTTGAAAGGTGGTTCTGCAGACTATGTAGGGCTAATTCAAATAGCAACCAATCAAGCCTATAGCAATGTAACCAATACACTTGG ATACATTGAACAACTTTTGAGAAGCACAACCGATCCAGCACTGAAGAACGATTTGATAGTATGTGAAAATGCATTTAAGATAGTAAAGCAAGCATTTGGTGAAGCACTTAAGTTGTTTTCACAAAGAGATTATAGAGGAATGTTGAGTGCTGAAAGACCTACACCAAGAGCACAAGCAAGCTGTGATGTAATTTTTAGTACACCACCAGCAAGACATAGCCCAACAATGGATGAAAGGAATAGGGAGATGAGAATTTTGATTGCCATGGCTATAACATCTGGCTCTAACATTCACTGA
- the LOC103499305 gene encoding putative invertase inhibitor, translated as MAADSETEDRINRICRQMEEFAFCSQTFHQSLKGGSADYIGLTGIANNQAYTKATSTFGYVEELLRSVSDPTLKNALIVCENAYKVVKDAFGEGIQSFVQRDYKGMLNAERIAPRAQASCTSIFSTTPPPKQNPLSQINREMRILIAMAIVSGSSIG; from the coding sequence ATGGCAGCTGATAGCGAAACAGAAGATAGAATCAATAGAATATGTCGTCAAATGGAGGAATTTGCATTTTGCAGCCAAACCTTCCATCAGAGCTTGAAAGGTGGTTCTGCAGACTATATAGGACTAACTGGAATAGCAAACAATCAAGCCTACACAAAAGCAACTAGTACATTTGGGTATGTTGAAGAGCTGTTAAGAAGTGTAAGTGATCCAACATTGAAGAATGCATTAATAGTATGTGAAAATGCATATAAGGTAGTGAAGGATGCGTTTGGAGAAGGGATACAGTCGTTTGTACAAAGAGATTATAAAGGAATGTTGAATGCCGAGAGGATAGCACCAAGAGCACAAGCAAGTTGTACCTCGATATTTAGCACTACACCACCACCCAAACAAAATCCACTTTCTCAGATTAATAGGGAGATGAGAATTCTCATTGCTATGGCTATAGTATCTGGCTCTAGCATTGGTTGA